From one Rhodamnia argentea isolate NSW1041297 chromosome 1, ASM2092103v1, whole genome shotgun sequence genomic stretch:
- the LOC115728703 gene encoding actin-depolymerizing factor, translated as MIENFLFFDNFSSSRWLIFLPISPSYSLSLSLSRSRPRYSVVRAVMSFRGTNASSGMGVAEHSKTTYLELQRKKVHRYVIFKIDEKKKEVVVEKTGGPAESYEDFTSSLPENDCRYAVYDFDFVTSENCQKSKIFFIAWSPSVSRIRPKMLYATSKDRFRRELEGIHYEIQATDPTEMDLEVLRERAN; from the exons ATGatcgaaaattttcttttttttgataatttctcgtCTTCCCGGTGGCTGATTTTTCTCCCCATTTCTCCttcgtactctctctctctctctctctctcgctctcgcccTCGCTACAGTGTGGTAAGAGCTGTCATGTCGTTCAGAGGG ACAAATGCGTCGTCTGGAATGGGTGTTGCTGAACACAGCAAAACCACTTATCTGGAACTGCAGAGGAAGAAGGTTCACCGCTATGTGATTTTTAAGATcgatgagaagaaaaaagaggttGTTGTTGAGAAGACTGGAGGTCCAGCTGAAAGCTACGAAGATTTCACCTCCTCTTTGCCAGAGAATGACTGCCGATATGCTGTCTATGACTTCGACTTTGTAACTTCTGAAAACTGTCAAAAGAGCAAGATCTTTTTCATCGCTTG GTCCCCTTCCGTGTCTCGTATTCGCCCCAAGATGCTGTATGCAACGTCCAAGGACAGGTTCCGAAGGGAGCTCGAGGGCATCCACTACGAGATCCAAGCAACCGACCCAACAGAGATGGATCTCGAAGTTCTCAGAGAACGGGCAAACTAG
- the LOC115728701 gene encoding phosphoenolpyruvate carboxylase kinase 2-like: protein MTEALTRDYRICEEIGRGRFGVVRRCEPLDPSAAPSSLAVKSIDKSAVSGDDLDSHCLLTEPKVLSLLSPHPNLLRFHSAYEDSSHLHLVLDLCDSPDLHRAVASTGSLPELDAARILAQLMSAVAHCHRHGVIHRDIKPDNILFDSRGRLRLADFGSAEVIGGDQAAAAALRGLVGTPYYVAPEVVAGKEYGDKVDVWSAGVVLYVMLAGFPPFTGESAAEIFGAVLRANLRFPPRVFRTVSPAAKDLLKKMLCRDASRRLSADQVLSHPWVTSYGGAEATDPVLTQDFHRV, encoded by the exons ATGACCGAAGCATTGACGCGAGACTATCGAATCTGCGAGGAGATCGGACGCGGCCGCTTCGGCGTCGTCCGCCGCTGCGAGCCCCTCGATCCCTCCGCCGCTCCCTCCTCCCTCGCCGTCAAGTCCATCGACAAGTCCGCCGTCTCCGGCGACGACCTCGACTCCCACTGCCTCCTCACGGAGCCCAAggtcctctccctcctctcccccCACCCGAACCTCCTCCGCTTCCATAGTGCCTACGAGGACTCCTCCCACCTCCACCTTGTCCTCGACCTCTGCGACTCCCCCGACCTCCACCGCGCCGTCGCCTCCACCGGCTCCCTCCCGGAGCTCGACGCCGCCCGGATCCTGGCCCAGCTGATGAGCGCCGTCGCCCACTGCCACCGCCACGGCGTTATCCACCGGGACATCAAGCCCGACAACATACTCTTCGACTCCCGGGGGCGGTTGAGGCTCGCCGACTTCGGCTCCGCCGAGGTGATCGGCGGAGAccaggcggcggcggcggcgctgAGGGGGTTGGTGGGCACGCCGTACTACGTGGCGCCGGAGGTGGTGGCGGGGAAGGAGTACGGGGATAAGGTGGACGTGTGGAGTGCGGGGGTGGTGCTGTACGTGATGCTGGCTGGGTTCCCGCCGTTCACCGGGGAGAGCGCTGCAGAGATATTCGGGGCGGTCCTGAGGGCGAACCTGAGGTTCCCGCCACGGGTGTTCCGGACGGTGTCGCCGGCGGCGAAGGATCTGCTCAAGAAGATGCTGTGCAGGGACGCTTCCCGAAGGCTCTCTGCCGATCAAGTCCTCA GTCATCCATGGGTGACCAGCTACGGAGGAGCAGAAGCGACGGATCCCGTCTTAACTCAAGACTTCCACCGTGTATAG
- the LOC115732307 gene encoding phosphoenolpyruvate carboxylase kinase 2-like, giving the protein MTEALKRDYRICEEIGRGRFGVVRRCEPLRPSAEPSSASSLAVKSIDKSAVSGDDLDSHCLLMEPKVLSLLSPHPNLLRIHSTYEDSSHLHLVLDLCDSPDLHLAVASAGPLPEPEAARILSQLMCAVAHCHRHGVVHRDIKPDNILFDSRGRLRLADFGSAEVIGGDPAARLKGVVGTPYYVAPEVVEGREYGEKVDLWSAGVVLYVMLAGFPPFNGESVAEIFGAVLRANLRFPPRAFRSASATAKDLLRKMLCRDVSRRFSADQVLRHPWLTSFGGGAEAADLQI; this is encoded by the exons ATGACCGAAGCGCTGAAGCGAGACTACCGAATCTGCGAGGAGATCGGACGCGGTCGCTTCGGCGTCGTCCGCCGCTGCGAGCCCCTGCGCCCCTCGGCCGagccctcctccgcctcctccctCGCCGTCAAGTCCATCGACAAGTCCGCCGTCTCCGGCGACGACCTCGACTCCCACTGCCTCCTCATGGAGCCCAAGGTGCTTTCCCTCCTCTCCCCGCACCCGAACCTCCTCCGCATCCACAGTACCTACGAGGACTCCTCCCACCTCCACCTCGTCCTCGACCTCTGCGACTCCCCCGACCTCCACCTCGCCGTCGCCTCCGCCGGCCCCCTCCCGGAGCCCGAGGCCGCCCGGATCCTCTCCCAGCTGATGTGCGCCGTCGCTCACTGCCACCGCCACGGCGTCGTCCACCGGGACATCAAGCCCGACAACATACTCTTCGACTCCCGGGGCCGGCTGAGGCTGGCGGACTTCGGTTCCGCGGAGGTGATTGGGGGAGACCCGGCGGCAAGGTTGAAGGGGGTCGTGGGGACGCCGTACTACGTGGCGCCGGAGGTGGTGGAGGGGAGGGAGTACGGGGAGAAGGTGGACCTGTGGAGTGCGGGGGTGGTGCTGTACGTGATGCTGGCGGGGTTCCCGCCGTTCAACGGGGAGAGCGTGGCGGAGATCTTCGGGGCGGTGCTGCGGGCGAACCTGAGGTTCCCGCCGCGGGCCTTCCGGTCGGCGTCGGCGACGGCAAAGGATCTGCTCAGGAAGATGCTGTGCAGGGATGTTTCCAGAAGATTCTCTGCCGATCAAGTGCTCA GGCATCCATGGCTGACCAGCTTTGGAGGAGGAGCAGAAGCGGCCGATCTACAAATCTAA